aaaggtaaatgaagtattagttgaggtttgtattgcatgtgaaggaagtgaagtatattgataaatgcagcatgccatatacattgcatgattcacttacatctgaagttgggtcgtgacctatggtctgaCCGTACTGCACTACTAGAAATATGTTTATTTAAGACACACATTTTAAGACGGATATCAGTGTATTTTATAGAAGCGTCTTTTATCGTATGATGATGAGTAAGGTAAGACAGTTTGTTGGGGATCCGTCTTAAATAAAAGAAGTGTTTTGAGACAGTTACATCGTAAGAAATGTCTTATATTAATTTAATACGGATTGTTATTGAAAACCGTCtcaaataaatataccttttgagtcattaagattgcaagaattgtcttagattttggttagtatattagacacttctgtatatgaaaccatctcaaataaagatattattagagtcGTCTAGACTATAAGAATTGTCTTAAATTTTAGTGAGTATCTAGACACTTCTAAATATAAAACTGCCTTCGTATGATATTTCTAATAAGACGTATTGTAAAAAAACGTAGTAAATAGTGAATTTGGCTTAGTTTGGTGATATATATGATATAAAATTTAAAACTTATCTCTGCAACTTGATACATATATAGTAAAATGGACCCACATGCGACCCGATCATTAACGTCACACAACAAACCTAAGTCATCATTTTACTTTATTTCATATCATTTACGTACCAAGGGGTTTAGGGTTAATTGTTGAATATTGTGAGTGAGATGTACCATTTTCTATAAGTGTGTCTACATTTTGTTCTTTATCTAACTATTCTTTTAATAGATGCATGAGGAAGATAGACTAATACAGAGGCATACACTACCACACATGTAGCTACATATTGCCCCCGTGCTCTGTGTTGTTTCCTTCTCTGCAGCCTCCATAGCTGCACTGTTGATGTACGGCGCAAGCGCTGCTACCTCCTCCTGAACCCCTCCGTGCGCACAAGGATGCTCTGCCGCGCTGCCCCTAGGTGCTAACTCCCTCACCTGAATCGCTTAATTTTTCTCTCGCCTCCACCCAATCTCAGATCAAGTCCAAGCCGTTGGGGCCACTCTGATGACCCAGCCCCAAAATCCCCAATCGATCTTGATCAAAGCTCGTCGATTCCACCGGATTTGACCTCCCGCCGCATTTGAATTCCTCACAATTTCCACTTCCAGCTCGAACCTTCTAGAGGCATTGCGGCTCCAGCTCTACCCCTTTCCCCTAGGGTTTCGTGTTTGCCTCGGCGATGGGGGACACCCCAGCCGCCACCGGGGGAGGGACACCCTAGCCGCCACCGCGGCAGCGTCACCCGCTTGTTCCGCGCAGAAACGGAAACGCGACGATGATGGCGCGGGCTGCGGCTGGTGGCAAAGATCGTGATGGTGTTGGCGGCGGTCGGGGAGGTGCATGGCAGGATGGAGCCCACTGCGGTGGAGTAGACGCTTCCGGTCGAGGCACGAGAGATGCTTACCACCGACTTCGAGGGGCCTGTGCGGCCCAAGATCTGTTCTCGGGGAGGGGGTGCACGCGGTCGTCTAGGATCTCAGGCTCAACCATGACCAGGACCTAGCTATGGGGTTTCGCCATCCCAAGGCCTCCATCACTGATAGGCTCATGCTTACTAAGCGCAAGGTTTTGTAAACTCTCTGTCATTTACACTCATTCTTGCGCAGTTTACTAGCCATTTTGGTATGAATTTTGGAGATCTTAACTGAGGTGATCGTTGCAATATGAGAATTCTTGTATGACCATTAGACTATATTAATTTATATGTCATGGCAATGTTGTTTGCATAGTGCATGCTATGGCTTCTGAATGATACGTTAGCAAATAATGATTCCACACTTgtgatgattgatgtattgttaagCTTAATAAATTTGTTTTGATGATCTTGCTCTGTCTAGAAATCCCACATTACAGTAACCTTTTCATACAGCTAACCAATCATAATAATTCTGCATTTTGAATGCTTAGGACTACACTACTGGATATCGGTAAGCTTCAGCCTCATCAGAATTTTGGCCTTCCATTTTAGCAAATACTATCGGTGTACCAATTTTATTTGCAGTTTGTCTTCAAATTTTATTTCATGTAATATAAACACTGTCTATAATATTTTCAATCCTTTTTATGATCAACAATATATCCATCTCAAATATGGAAGCTAAGGCAAAGGAATTTAATGAGGTCATACAGGAACAATATTATCCTTGGTTTGCACAATACATGGTCATGAAAAGGTATCATTCTCAATTACTGATTTTGTATAGATTTGTCTGACAATGCTGAGGTATACAAATCACTGCTCATCTTAACAGGGCAAGCATTGAACCAAATTTCCATGatctgtatctgaagttctttgaTAAAGTAAACTCAAAATCCTTGAACAAGGAAATACTGAAAGCCACATATGAGAACTGCAAGGTTTTTGTTCTCTCCAATTTGTCTGCCCTGTTTTTATTTTTTGCTAGCCATTTTGTTTAAACTTGGATACTTTTGCTGCAGGTCTTGTTAAGATCAGACCTTATCAAATCAAGTTCCGAGGAGCGCTCCTTGCTAAAAACCTAGGCAGTTGGTTGGGAAAGTTCACCATTGGTAGGAATCAGGCACTAAGGGCTAAGGAGATTGATCCAAAATCTCTTATAGTGGAGGTAGTGCTTCTCTGCATTAAACTCATTGGTAGTTGGAGACTTGGAGTTCCAAAAGCTCCCTTAGGCTGTCTAGATCCTTTATTTAGTATTGCTCTATATTATTTAATATGATATTTCTGTTTCACCTGTGTTTTTTGGTAAAATTTATGTGGTTCCTGAGGTGTACAATTCACTTCAATCGATTCAATTTGTCTGCTCATAATCTTTGGAGAATTTTTTCTTCAGGCATATGAGAAAGGATTGATGATTGCGGTCATACCATTCACTTCAAAGGTGTCCATTCCTGCTAACTTTTTTGTAAAATATTTCTCCAAAGATTACAATCTGATTAAACTAGCTCAAAGAAAATCCAATTATTAACTTGGGTGCATCATGAGTCATGACCATTGGCTGCTCTGCAGATCCTTGAACCTTGCCAGTCAAGTATCGCATATCGACCTCCAAATCCCTGGACCATGGGAATTCTAAGTCTACTTGCTGAAATTTATAATCTTCCAAACCTCAAGATGAATCTGAAATTTGATATTGAGGTCCTCAACATTCCTTTTTTTGATAGTTTCTTTATTGACTTTGTATCTGCCCTAGCTACCCATGGCCATGCTAAATGTTCTTTTGGGATTTTAGGTGCTATTTAAGAACCTTACTGTTGACATTCTAATGGAGTTGTCAGTTTTCTGGACATCTGACAATGATTACTCAAAGATAAACTAATGCCAACTACTACCTTGCTTTCTCGTTTGGAACATTTCTGTTTATTTACATTTGGAGTGGCTAGGGACCTATGGCACATGCAAATTTTGTTCAAAAGAAGTTTATTTGGAAGTATGTAAGCTTAACATAAATATAAGACGATTGTTTTTAAATTTTCTGATGTGTCACATTACTGTTTATGTGCTATAATCCTACAATCTGTCTATTAGTTGTTGTTGTTGGTAATTGAGCTTTACTTGTCCCGTGGCTGTCAAAGGGTTAATGTTACTAAATTCTTTCAAATGCCTAAATATTTGTTGCCAGCCCATGTATGCCACTGGTGTGGTACCTGGAAAGGTGATAAAATATGTAGTAGCTGTAAGAAAGCAAGATACTGTTCTGAGAAACATCAGGTATGTGTGTCGAACTTTAGCGTCCATGAATTGGTTTCTGACACGGACATATATTTTGGATTATTGGCTCTTAATTGTTGTTTCTCAGGCACTGCATTGGGGTACTGGTCATAAAAATGATTGCCTCCAGATAATAAGTTCTTCCGCTGCTTCAAATTCAGTTTTGCCAACTGTTGGAAAAGGTGATT
This portion of the Zea mays cultivar B73 chromosome 2, Zm-B73-REFERENCE-NAM-5.0, whole genome shotgun sequence genome encodes:
- the LOC103648967 gene encoding CCR4-NOT transcription complex subunit 1; translated protein: MINNISISNMEAKAKEFNEVIQEQYYPWFAQYMVMKRASIEPNFHDLYLKFFDKVNSKSLNKEILKATYENCKVLLRSDLIKSSSEERSLLKT